Proteins from a genomic interval of Fusarium oxysporum Fo47 chromosome I, complete sequence:
- a CDS encoding ribosome maturation protein, which yields MARGETQQTKVHYKGSDDFIIFIDDVETYQKWKSDKSIPLAHFISSFKIFLTHNQGAQGSLDAASKAALENEFGTSVDDDVIKQILEKGDTQTVEFPERQGPKNDSKGPMISH from the exons ATGGCTCGCGGCGAGACTCAGCAGACTAAGGTCCACTACAAGGGCAGTGAcgacttcatcatcttcattgatgatgttgagaccTACCAGAAGTGGAAGAGCGACAAGAGCATTCCTCTTGCTCACTTCATTTCTTccttcaagatcttcctGACACACAA CCAAGGAGCTCAGGGAAGTCTCGATGCTGCTTCAAAGGCCGCTCTTGAGAACGAGTTTGGTACCTCtgtcgacgatgatgtcATCAAGCAGATTCTTGAGAAGGGCGACACCCAGACCGTAGAG TTCCCCGAGCGTCAAGGTCCCAAGAACGACAGCAAGGGCCCTATGATCTCCCACTAG